The Fusarium poae strain DAOMC 252244 chromosome 2, whole genome shotgun sequence nucleotide sequence TTTACTCACCCTTGCACAAATCTATGGATTTATTCCCAAACAGTTCAGACCAAGAGTGGTTTTGGTGGCAGCCGTTCTTATACCATTAGTCCCATACTCTGCAAATATTGTCGCAATTCACAGATCCGAACTAGATGCTGAGGCTTTCAGTGAAAGTAGCCCACACCCAGTTGAAGTTCTATTCAATCGCTCCAGAGACGAGTTCCAACAAATGGTCGCGAAACAATCTACCACTTTTGAGATGGCATCTAACGAATATCGATCAAGGTATGGTCTCGATCCACCACCAGGGTTCGAGGGCTGGTTCCAATTAGCAAAGTCGCTCGAGTCGCCCTTGATTGATGAGTTTGATACAATGGATCATTCGATATCTCCGCTCAGAGCTTTCAGTGGAAAGGACATTGCAAAGGCAGTGCATCACGCCCAAAGTCTACCTGGGATAGACTTGTGGCTCTGTCAATTCTCAAAAAAAACATCGAAAACGGAATGCAGACATCCATATCGAACCTTTGACCGGCACATTTCGCAAATGTTCAACACCATTTTGATGAACGTGACAGAACTTCCTGACGTTCAGTTCCTTATCAACCACATAGATGAACCCAGAGTCCTCGACCACTTTCAGGAGGGGAAGATAAGTGTTGAGAACCATAGCCACAGGAATGTTTGGGATATAGTGACAAAAAACTGTGACTCTATTCATGGCGAGGcaaaagaggaagatggtATCGAAACCTTTGGGCTGCCATTCGTTACCAAAGTCACGTCAAGTCAAGATCTGTGTCAACATCCTGAATATGATGGCCAGCATGGCCTCACTTCAAGTCCTGTCTCTTTCCGTCCGATCAAAGGCCCACTACCCGTTCTCTCGACGGGTACACTATCTACTATGAGGGACATTTTATTCCCAAGCCCTGCATATACAGAGACCGAGTTCATTTATGACGAAACATCAGATGTTGAATGGGATCAGAAGCACAACAGTCTTTACTGGGCTGGGTCGACAACCGGAGGGTATGCAACTGATACAAATTGGCAACACTTCCACCGGCAACGATTTATGGAACTAGCACAAAACTTACGAAAGAGGAACTACTACCTCAGAGTCAAAGATGGTGTTGCCAAGCGTGTgacatcttcttttctcaATGGAAGACTATTTAACGTCGCATTTACCCGTATCTTTCAGTGCGAACGAAAGTCTTGCAGGGATCAAGATACCTATTTTGGGACAAAATCATGGGTTGACAAAGACGAAGCACTGAAATCGAAACTCGCTTTTGATATTGATGGTAATGGTATTAGCGGCCGGTTTTATAAGTTGCTGGCTTCCAGATCGGTGCCGCTAAAGCAGACACTTCTTCGAGAATGGCATGATAACCGCCTTGTACCGTGGCTACACTATGTGCCTGTTAGTCAGAGTATGGAGGAGCTTCCCGAGTTGGTGTCTTATCTGACACTAACGAAATCTGGTCAAAAAATTGCCAAGCAGATTGCATTCAACGGTCGGGAGTGGTATGCAAGAGCGTTTCGTCAAGCTGATCTCGGTCTGTACATGTACAGGCTATTGCTGGAAATGGCAAGGCTTCAAGACCTAGAGCGAGCACCAGATACCTAGTTCCTTTAGATAACAATCACAAGCTTCTAATCGTCATCCTTGATGACACGTCTGCGCCCAAATACCGCAGCAAAACGCCAAACGAAATCATACGCCTCTTGATCTCCTTTGTATTAAGTGATGCAATGTATTGCGACGAGGCATTGTATATGAAAGTAGATACCAGAGACATGCGTGCGGTAATAAAACCGGCACGGCACGGCATAGAGATAACCGTGTTAGATAAATCCTTGTATAGCACACAATGATCAAGATGGGTCTTCTTACTCACTGACAAAGACTAACGGCCAGATCTGGTTCTAGGCCTTGATAATGATGGATCATTGGTTTCCACCAGTTCGGTCGAGAGCAATGTGTTATCGAGAGGAGCACTCATTGGTTCGTGAACGAGGAGGGAGACCAACTAAGCAATCTTAGTCGGGCACAAAAGTTTGAGATAGTGTGAAAAGTGTGAGGTGGCCACTCAAAGCTAGGCCTCGTGATTTCATGACTTTATCTAAAAATGCACTAAGACATAAGACATCAAGCAGGAAATACAACTGTTTCTGTGTGATATCATTATGCCCTCACTTACCCAGAGTTGCACAGCCAGATGGCTTTTGGCCTGTGCGCCTTCAACAGGATTTCCTCTCCCTCGCTTATGGGTAAGGTAAGTTACCTATTGAGCTAATGTAAATGTGTCTAGCTGATCAATATCTGTTCCAGACCGATAGCTAGGTGGCATGAGGAAGAGATTTTCACAAGAAGCAGTCAGAGGCTTGCATTAGCCCGATACATACCAGCCTCGATCAATGAGCTATAAAAACGGTACTTGTGTAATAAGTGGCACAGCATCCACATCATAAGGTGCCAAAAACAACATTTCGCATAGTTGCAATTGGCAGGGCTGATGCAGTAGCTTCTCTGACGCAACTAACCTGTCCAATGGAATGTGAAACGTTGGGACTAATAATAAGCCTATCTGTTCTGGGCTTTGaactatttaaactttatcTACGATACAAATACCATAAGGCTGATCCTCTACTATTTCCGTATTTTTGTTTTGTGCCTCTTAAGTCATTTCATCTTGACGACGTGGCAATCGTTCATGCAAAGCAGCCACCGACACATTGCTTTTTTTGAAACAAagcaaaaaagaagaaaaaaacttGAAAAAACATTCGCAAGCTTGTGCAGTTCTTGTCTTGGTTACCGATAAATTAGGTCTAGTAGCTGAAACAAGCAAAATTAGCTGCAGCTCTAACAAGACTAGCAGGGAGGTCTCCACCAAGCCACAGAGGTCTAGGGGTTCGTAGTCACCACATATAAATTAATTCATCCGCCGTTGTGAGACGGGGATACCCTTGGTTGAGAGGCTGTGTCTCTTTTTCTATTTTCTCTCCatctattaatattcctCTGACCCTTCTTTATAAGTTCGAGGAGTATAAAGTTGGTTTGtctgcaacaacaacaaacttTGTTCGACGATAACTCACTTCCAATAAGAAGAGAGCAGCTGTCAACACACAGTAACTACTGAACTCAGTAGTGGACACGTATGTGACTGATAGGAATTGTCTGTCAAGCTTCCCTTTCGACGCTGAATTCAAGAGCGAGTTCACCAGAGCCGTTCACAAAGTCAGTCACCCCTGGTCATATTATACTCCACATTGCTAACGCTCTCGCAGACTTTTTCCATATCCCTATCTCTCGGCTATTCTTCCTTTGGAAGCGTATTTCTAATCTCTTATCATCACTCGCCATGGACATCAAGGCTCCCAGACCGGTCATGGCCTTTGATGTCAAAGACAGAACAACTCACAAATTCATCCTGGTCCAGCTTTTTGTCATAATAACATTCGCCTTTCACACAACAACTCTTCTGTATCTACCCAAAGTCAAAGAACGACTAATACCATCTCATCCTCGGCTTTCAATCACATCACCGGCCGTTATCGATCAAGCCAACAACACGTCAGCGTTTCCCACGGTTATCTCTTTGAGTGAAACACAAAACAATGTTCATTCCGCTGCCTTGATATGTGGTGACGTCTGGCTAGCTCTGAGTCTCATGGCTGGAACTGATGCCTTCTGGGTCGTGGCAACCTTTAACCACACCCTCATGAAGAACTGGCACTATTTTGTCAGTATGCGAATGATGGCATTAGCATCTATTCTATCGTTCTGCCTGTACATACCCTCGAATTGGGGTGACAAGACTACTCGACTTCAGGATTACTCCTTCGCCTTATCTTTGTCCTGTCTCACATATTTCTTGTTCAACTACACGCTATCACGAGCACATCGACGTCCACCGACTACTCTTATCAATGCTCAGTTCGGAACACTCCAACAGTACAGCGATAAAATGCGTCGTTTCTCATTCGGATGGAGCCGTGCATTACAAGTCTCTGCGATCATTTGTTCGTTTCCGACTGTTCTCACTGCAATTATACCTGCAGGATGGGTAACTGTCATCCCATTGCTGACTATACCATTCGAGGTACGTCGAATTCAGATTTAAAAGAACGGAGAATCGGAAATGCTGACCTGTTTATAGTCAATTCTACTGGCTTCAAAAAAGCTGGGAAGGAGTCCAGAGTTCATACTGAGCGGCGGTGTCTTCATCCACGCAGTATGCTTCACGCATTGGGGTCTTTCACAAGTCACTTCAAGTCCACGACTTGTCCTCCCCTCATGGGCGTTTCTAGCGCTTGTAGTGGCAGGACGACTCATTCTGGACTTGCATCTACAATCTTCATCACTCAAGTACCAGGAGTTTCTGTGGGTGAGGAAAGAGGTTCTTATTTCAACAAAGACTCTTTTGGGTATTTGTGCGTTTTGTCTACTGGCAGAGCAGGTTGGGGTACTTGTAGTATCATACTGCAAGTTATTCATTATACCTGTGTTTTACTCAATTAGTTTATTGGGTGTCGCGACGCCTGCAGCATATAGCATCGTCACAAAAAAGGTGAAACAATAATAGACGAGACTAAAATAGGCTAGACATTCACAATTGATTACAAGTTGCCTTGAAGCATAAAATTTCATCAGTGTCACAAAACCCGATCAATTTCTAGTGTTCTCGCTACCAGAACGTTAGCAAGATTTGTCGTTCTAACCATGGGGAATAAAATCAATATGTCATTCGTGCCTATATATTGTGATAGTGGCAGGACCTCTGCAAGCTCTTGCGTGTAGCAGGTTTTGGTTTGTCTGTCATTCCGTTGTTGTAGCTAGGGTCGGTTAGCAACAGGGATCAGGGTAGGATAAGCTAGGCAAATTGACTGACATGGATACTTAGTCTTTTGTATTCAAGGGGTCCAAAAGTAGTCTTATCTTTatgttaaaggaaggataagtgggttgtatagcagtgcttttgtatttgtgtaagattaaggttactctaagagccctatttttcgtgacgaagctgcatctatcgattttgcattagacttcgagggatacctatatcaaTCAATTGTGCAAAGCTCGGAAGCCAATAGTTAGTTGTCATGGTTGGAGATCGAGACTGTAGGTTAGGTAATTAAACGTAAATGAAACTATCGAATGTGGCGTCCGACTATTGACGCTAAAGACAGGggttattatttatatatgaGGGCGAATTCCCCTGAATACTTGTAGTTCCAGCATTTATTACCGGAATTCTCAAAAATCGCTGAGACCCAACATGCCTTCTACAAAGACTATCGCTGTCGCCGTCGCGGCTCTGGCTGCCTCGGGCGTTGGTGCAAGCAACTGCAAACCCTCTGCCACAACCTCGACGGAGATCCCTGCAACTACAACATCCGCCTGCGACAATTACGAACTAAAACCCGAATCCGAAATCGAAACAGAAGAACTCAACTGCGATGCCCGCGGAGCCTTCAAAGAGGGCGACAGTTATACTGTCCCAAGTTGGACGGTGTTTGATTGCGCACAGGCTTGTTTCGAATATGAACAGTTTGCGTGCGAATTGATCAACTTCACGCCTGGGGAG carries:
- a CDS encoding hypothetical protein (TransMembrane:10 (i21-43o90-114i126-147o159-177i209-227o233-250i262-283o289-307i328-353o359-381i)), with the protein product MDIKAPRPVMAFDVKDRTTHKFILVQLFVIITFAFHTTTLLYLPKVKERLIPSHPRLSITSPAVIDQANNTSAFPTVISLSETQNNVHSAALICGDVWLALSLMAGTDAFWVVATFNHTLMKNWHYFVSMRMMALASILSFCLYIPSNWGDKTTRLQDYSFALSLSCLTYFLFNYTLSRAHRRPPTTLINAQFGTLQQYSDKMRRFSFGWSRALQVSAIICSFPTVLTAIIPAGWVTVIPLLTIPFESILLASKKLGRSPEFILSGGVFIHAVCFTHWGLSQVTSSPRLVLPSWAFLALVVAGRLILDLHLQSSSLKYQEFLWVRKEVLISTKTLLGICAFCLLAEQVGVLVVSYCKLFIIPVFYSISLLGVATPAAYSIVTKKVKQ
- a CDS encoding hypothetical protein (SECRETED:SignalP(1-21)); translated protein: MPSTKTIAVAVAALAASGVGASNCKPSATTSTEIPATTTSACDNYELKPESEIETEELNCDARGAFKEGDSYTVPSWTVFDCAQACFEYEQFACELINFTPGEEPGIQGSCTFYPDNEVTPVSRGGISGYYDKRCFTCNTRGGRGGRGGRGGSRGDSRRSYRGRV